In Stomoxys calcitrans chromosome 2, idStoCalc2.1, whole genome shotgun sequence, the following proteins share a genomic window:
- the LOC106093177 gene encoding peptidyl-prolyl cis-trans isomerase sig-7 — MSVVIETTIGDITVDLFTDERPVACLNFMKLCKLKYYNYNLFHTIEQGFIAQTGDPTGSGDGGSSIWGVVEGQHKRFFEGETLPKIHHSSAGLLSLVGAGKHLLGSQFFFTLGDNLISLDGQHCVIGEVVEGHETLRKLNEAIVDENFRPYQDIRVTHTVILDDPFADPRGFREPSRSPSPSAERLANGRIAADEDIDDTDGKTMEEIQEILAEREAKARATILEIVGDLPDAEMAPPENVLFVCKLNPVTTDDDLEIIFSRFGRVKCCEVIRDRKTGDSLQYAFVEFENQKACEAAYFKMDNVLIDDRRIHVDFSQSVSRIKWKGKGRGIEGDSKNVDFNNLRDKRGAEADDRKSNNRRDRPRSPKKEQSRREHRISRSRSRSRSRMTSGERRKAREERHREQEKQRRSRSASKTRYKSPYRGDSRREREQRNERPPERRRNDRYSPKKRNDASYEEKRYRSQYRSNQRDREEISPKRNSDRRAHDRSPSRNANGRNRAGSPESSRKRTPERNSRRDESSSEKSRLSSKRKNQDTRKKSKKSRKDSSSSSSEDSSSSSESDSESSSSTDSDSSSEEERKKKKKKNSKSKRSKHTKSKSKKSKSKKHKK, encoded by the coding sequence ATGTCCGTGGTTATAGAAACCACCATTGGAGATATTACAGTGGACTTGTTCACCGATGAGAGACCGGTGGCTTGCCTCAATTTCATGAAATTATGCAAACTCAAATATTACAACTATAACCTCTTTCATACCATCGAACAAGGATTCATTGCCCAGACTGGCGATCCCACAGGATCTGGGGATGGAGGAAGTTCAATATGGGGTGTGGTTGAGGGCCAACACAAGCGTTTCTTTGAAGGCGAGACTTTGCCCAAAATCCATCATTCCAGCGCGGGATTATTGTCGTTGGTGGGAGCCGGTAAACATCTGCTGGGAAGCCAATTCTTCTTTACCCTTGGCGACAACCTGATTTCACTGGATGGCCAACATTGTGTCATAGGCGAAGTGGTGGAGGGCCATGAAACATTGCGCAAACTAAACGAGGCAATTGTGGACGAGAACTTTcgaccatatcaagatatacgtGTTACTCACACTGTTATATTGGATGATCCCTTTGCTGATCCAAGGGGTTTTCGGGAGCCCAGTAGATCGCCCTCACCTTCAGCGGAAAGACTGGCCAATGGACGCATAGCCGCAGACGAAGATATCGATGATACGGATGGCAAAACAATGGAGGAGATTCAAGAAATTTTGGCCGAACGGGAGGCCAAGGCAAGAGCTACAATACTTGAGATTGTAGGTGATCTGCCTGATGCTGAAATGGCTCCACCCGAGAATGTTctttttgtttgcaaattaaATCCTGTGACGACTGACGATGATTTGGAAATAATTTTCAGTAGATTTGGGCGTGTCAAGTGTTGCGAGGTGATAAGAGATCGCAAAACCGGCGATTCTCTTCAATATGCCTTTGTTGAATTCGAGAATCAAAAGGCATGTGAAGCTGCCTATTTCAAAATGGACAATGTACTCATAGATGATCGGCGTATTCATGTAGACTTTTCTCAATCAGTTTCCAGAATAAAATGGAAGGGCAAAGGACGAGGCATTGAGGGTGATTCCAAAAATGTGGACTTTAATAATCTAAGAGACAAAAGGGGAGCAGAGGCAGATGAccgcaaatcgaataatagaaGAGACAGACCACGTTCCCCCAAAAAAGAGCAAAGCCGGCGAGAGCATAGAATATCTAGGTCTCGTTCACGCTCCCGTTCAAGAATGACATCTGGGGAAAGACGCAAGGCAAGGGAAGAACGCCACAGAGAACAAGAGAAGCAAAGACGTTCAAGATCAGCATCTAAAACGCGCTATAAATCTCCCTATCGTGGAGATAGCAGGCGAGAAAGAGAACAACGCAACGAAAGGCCGCCAGAACGAAGGCGAAACGACAGATACTCTCCAAAAAAGAGAAATGATGCTAGTTATGAGGAAAAACGGTACAGATCTCAATATCGTAGCAATCAAAGAGACAGAGAGGAGATATCACCTAAAAGAAACTCAGATAGAAGAGCCCATGATAGATCGCCTTCACGTAATGCTAATGGAAGGAATAGAGCGGGATCGCCTGAATCGAGCAGAAAAAGAACACCAGAAAGGAACTCCAGGCGAGATGAATCCTCATCGGAGAAGTCGCGATTATCCAGCAAACGTAAAAATCAGGATACCAGAAAGAAAAGTAAGAAATCAAGAAAagatagcagcagcagcagtagcgaAGATTCTTCCAGTTCTTCGGAAAGTGATAGTGAGTCATCATCTTCCACGGATAGTGATAGCTCCTCAGAAgaggaaagaaagaaaaagaagaagaaaaattccAAATCTAAGAGATCAAAACATACAAAATCCAAATCAAAGAAAAGTAAATCGAAAAAGCATAAGAAATGA